Proteins co-encoded in one Meiothermus sp. genomic window:
- the mqnE gene encoding aminofutalosine synthase MqnE, whose amino-acid sequence MNEASSPAGAGPYRPSVRDPKLLPILEKIEAGKRLTFDEGMVLYHTPDYNTLMWLANRVRERKHGDKTYFVHSLRLEFTNICYVGCTFCAFAAKKGEARAWDYSVEEVVAKVREKWEPGLTELHMSSGHHPNRPWSYYPEMVRALNENFPGIQVKAFTAAEIEHLSKISKKPTLEVLRELKEAGLVALPGGGAEIFAERVRRQIAKNKVKAEKWLQIHREAHSLGLRTNATMLYGHIETLEERLEHMDRLRRLQDETGGFYSFIPLAFQPDANALAFNLGKTEFTTGLDDLRNLAVARLYLDNFDHIKGYWVMISSDLVQVALDWGVSDIDGTIIEEHIAHAAGATSPLGLSRQKMVQLIQAAGRVPVERDALYNELRIYDNLPKAEGPRPKAISAS is encoded by the coding sequence ATGAACGAGGCTTCTTCCCCCGCCGGCGCGGGGCCCTACCGCCCCTCGGTGCGTGACCCAAAGCTGCTGCCCATCCTCGAGAAAATAGAGGCCGGAAAGCGCCTGACCTTCGACGAAGGCATGGTGCTTTACCACACCCCCGACTACAACACCCTGATGTGGCTGGCCAACCGCGTCCGCGAGCGCAAGCACGGCGACAAAACCTATTTTGTGCACTCTTTGCGGCTGGAGTTCACCAACATCTGCTACGTGGGCTGTACCTTCTGTGCGTTTGCGGCCAAAAAAGGCGAGGCGCGGGCCTGGGACTATAGCGTGGAAGAGGTGGTCGCCAAGGTGCGGGAAAAGTGGGAGCCGGGCCTGACCGAGCTGCACATGTCCAGCGGCCACCACCCCAACCGCCCCTGGAGCTACTACCCCGAGATGGTGCGGGCTTTGAACGAAAACTTCCCCGGTATCCAGGTGAAGGCGTTTACGGCAGCCGAGATTGAGCACCTCTCCAAAATCAGCAAGAAACCCACCCTCGAGGTCTTGCGCGAGCTCAAAGAGGCCGGCCTGGTGGCCCTGCCCGGTGGCGGGGCGGAAATCTTCGCCGAGCGAGTGCGCCGCCAGATTGCCAAGAACAAGGTCAAGGCCGAGAAGTGGCTGCAAATTCACCGCGAGGCCCACAGCCTGGGCCTCCGCACCAATGCCACCATGCTCTACGGCCACATCGAAACCCTGGAAGAGCGCCTCGAGCACATGGATCGGCTGCGCCGGCTGCAAGACGAGACCGGGGGCTTTTATAGCTTTATCCCCCTGGCCTTCCAGCCCGACGCCAACGCGCTGGCCTTCAACCTGGGCAAGACCGAGTTCACCACCGGCCTCGACGACCTGCGCAACCTAGCCGTCGCCCGGCTCTACCTGGACAACTTCGACCACATCAAGGGCTACTGGGTCATGATCTCCTCCGACCTGGTGCAGGTTGCGCTCGACTGGGGCGTCTCGGACATCGACGGCACCATCATCGAGGAGCACATCGCCCACGCCGCCGGGGCCACCAGCCCGCTGGGCCTAAGCCGCCAAAAAATGGTGCAACTCATCCAGGCCGCCGGGCGGGTGCCGGTAGAGCGGGATGCGCTGTACAACGAGCTGCGTATCTACGACAACCTGCCGAAAGCCGAAGGCCCAAGGCCCAAGGCCATCTCTGCCAGCTAG
- a CDS encoding menaquinone biosynthetic enzyme MqnA/MqnD family protein: MYILGVPRYANTAPLYHFLEEGDGLAFRYGVPTELNRWLLEGSVDLSLVSSYFYLQNADQLRPLPDFSVADLGPVYSVNLFHRKPWSELKRIALTTESATSVRLLQYLLEADGLEAHYTPEQGGLELLERYDGVLLIGDRAITTYFGLLSIIPESVHQVPTQVEGIRITDLSMRWFEQTRLPFVFAVWATRKNAPPPPEIVRRLRAARSLGLGNLAAVAGTEAQRLNVPERLMQHYLWNFRYHLEAPDRLGLQAFAQAVELPYPDDYWDV; the protein is encoded by the coding sequence ATGTACATCCTGGGAGTTCCCCGCTACGCCAACACCGCGCCGCTGTATCACTTTCTGGAGGAGGGAGACGGGTTGGCCTTTCGCTATGGCGTGCCCACCGAGCTCAACCGCTGGCTGCTGGAGGGCTCGGTAGACCTGAGCCTGGTTTCTTCCTATTTCTATCTGCAAAACGCCGACCAGCTAAGGCCCCTGCCCGACTTCAGCGTGGCCGACCTGGGGCCGGTGTACTCGGTTAATCTGTTTCATCGCAAGCCCTGGAGCGAGCTCAAGCGCATTGCCCTAACCACCGAGAGCGCCACCTCGGTGCGGCTCTTGCAGTATCTGTTGGAAGCCGACGGCCTCGAGGCCCACTACACCCCCGAGCAGGGCGGCCTGGAGCTCTTGGAGCGCTACGACGGGGTGCTGCTCATTGGCGACCGGGCCATCACCACCTACTTCGGCCTGCTCTCCATCATTCCCGAGTCGGTGCACCAGGTGCCCACCCAGGTCGAGGGCATCCGCATCACCGACCTCTCGATGCGCTGGTTCGAGCAAACCCGACTGCCCTTTGTGTTTGCGGTCTGGGCCACCCGCAAGAATGCCCCCCCACCCCCCGAAATTGTCCGGCGGCTGCGGGCGGCCCGTTCGCTGGGGCTGGGCAACCTGGCCGCCGTAGCCGGCACCGAGGCCCAGCGCCTGAACGTGCCCGAGCGGCTAATGCAGCACTACCTGTGGAACTTCCGCTACCACCTGGAAGCCCCCGACCGGCTGGGCCTGCAAGCCTTTGCCCAGGCCGTGGAGCTACCCTACCCCGACGACTACTGGGATGTGTAA
- a CDS encoding DUF3084 domain-containing protein, which yields MTFWAILILLVLVAGLVAYVGDLVAKRVGKRHWRFLGLRPKATATLVAVATGVLIGLGAFGAFFLLVRDARETILQAEAVRQERDRLRTEVTRLESRAASIFSQYEQLKAERNEFEKNNTLLARQLEQNVELQRQTRQDLENALVEREKLRQEVEKLQTASASQREALEQLKQIRLSLLQEKEKLQQEKVALLEGRTELSAQARKAEQQLRQFEAASREAKARLASLQARTQELEARLRQLEADKRNLEGDVAVLGSGPTQSPPSDTPSRGLEALQRENGELKGKLAEAQRELQQLRERNRLIVASLDKSLSRSLLAEELVMPGNEQAALNEVTRRADNRVRLIGLRGMEVVENPNLSNLKPGLFLARIQSISADGRVRAVIEYRAREQAFAEGEVLAATTLVLPASMSEMRRKFNALSQVAENRLSEAGWIPEKLAQGGIALEEFVGLASQLSGRRGGARIAVVALDNLYPTDPPKLGLKLLP from the coding sequence ATGACTTTCTGGGCCATCCTCATCCTTCTGGTGCTTGTGGCAGGCCTGGTGGCCTATGTGGGCGACCTGGTGGCCAAACGGGTGGGGAAGCGCCACTGGCGGTTCCTGGGCCTGCGCCCCAAAGCCACCGCCACCCTGGTTGCGGTGGCAACAGGGGTTTTGATTGGCCTGGGGGCGTTTGGTGCTTTTTTCCTATTGGTGCGCGATGCCCGCGAAACCATCTTGCAGGCCGAAGCGGTGCGCCAGGAGCGCGACCGGCTGCGCACCGAGGTAACGCGGCTGGAAAGCCGGGCAGCCAGCATCTTCAGCCAGTACGAACAGCTCAAGGCCGAGCGAAACGAGTTCGAGAAAAACAACACCTTGCTGGCCCGGCAGTTGGAGCAGAACGTCGAACTCCAGCGCCAGACCCGCCAGGATCTCGAGAACGCCTTGGTCGAACGGGAGAAATTGCGCCAGGAAGTGGAAAAACTCCAGACCGCCAGCGCATCCCAGCGCGAAGCCCTAGAACAGCTCAAGCAAATTCGCCTGAGCCTGCTGCAAGAGAAAGAAAAGCTGCAACAGGAAAAAGTGGCGCTGCTGGAGGGTCGTACTGAGCTCTCGGCCCAGGCCCGCAAAGCCGAGCAGCAACTGCGGCAGTTTGAAGCTGCCAGTCGCGAGGCCAAGGCCCGCCTGGCCAGCCTCCAGGCCCGCACCCAGGAGCTCGAGGCCCGCCTGCGGCAGCTCGAGGCCGACAAGCGCAACCTCGAGGGCGATGTGGCGGTGTTGGGGAGCGGACCCACCCAGTCCCCTCCCAGCGACACCCCCAGCCGCGGGCTCGAGGCCCTCCAACGCGAAAACGGCGAACTCAAGGGCAAGCTGGCCGAGGCCCAGCGGGAGTTACAACAACTGCGCGAGCGCAACCGGCTGATTGTGGCCAGCCTGGACAAAAGCCTGTCCAGGAGCCTGTTGGCCGAAGAACTGGTCATGCCGGGCAACGAACAAGCAGCCTTGAACGAGGTCACCCGGCGGGCCGACAACCGGGTACGCCTGATCGGGCTGCGGGGTATGGAGGTGGTCGAAAACCCCAACCTGAGCAACCTTAAGCCGGGGTTGTTCCTGGCCCGTATCCAGAGCATCAGCGCCGATGGGCGGGTGCGGGCGGTGATTGAGTACCGGGCCCGCGAACAAGCTTTTGCCGAGGGCGAGGTGCTGGCCGCTACCACCCTGGTACTCCCGGCCAGCATGAGCGAGATGCGGCGCAAGTTCAACGCCCTCAGCCAGGTGGCCGAAAACCGGCTTAGCGAGGCCGGCTGGATTCCCGAAAAGCTAGCCCAGGGGGGAATTGCCCTCGAGGAGTTCGTGGGCCTGGCCTCGCAGCTCTCCGGCAGACGCGGCGGCGCCCGGATCGCGGTGGTGGCGCTGGATAACCTCTACCCCACCGACCCGCCCAAACTGGGGCTGAAGCTACTCCCCTAA
- the lptB gene encoding LPS export ABC transporter ATP-binding protein produces MESALQQNLGTVTAPITRLEATGLVKRYGKREVVRGVSLELTRGEIVALFGPNGAGKTTTFYMLVGFIEPNAGQIRLGGQDITRLPMYKRARQGLGYLPQEPSAFRRMTALENLLAVLEFQPLSKSERAERARALLEELGIAHLKDKYAYTLSGGERRRLEIARALCTNPDFILLDEPFTGVDPKNVHDIQKLISELRERRGVGIFITDHSVRETLAIADRIYLMYDGQMAFQGSPEEFARDSGVRMHYLGDEYEL; encoded by the coding sequence ATGGAATCGGCACTGCAACAGAACCTTGGCACGGTTACAGCACCCATCACCCGCCTCGAGGCCACCGGGCTGGTCAAGCGCTACGGCAAGCGGGAGGTGGTGCGGGGGGTGAGCCTCGAGCTCACACGCGGCGAGATTGTGGCCCTGTTTGGCCCCAACGGGGCCGGTAAAACCACTACGTTTTACATGCTGGTGGGCTTTATTGAGCCCAACGCCGGACAGATTCGCCTGGGCGGGCAGGACATCACCCGGCTCCCCATGTACAAGCGGGCCCGGCAGGGGCTGGGCTACCTGCCCCAGGAGCCCTCGGCCTTCCGGCGCATGACCGCGCTGGAAAACCTCTTGGCGGTGCTGGAGTTTCAGCCCCTCTCCAAGAGCGAGCGGGCCGAGCGGGCCAGAGCGTTGCTTGAGGAACTGGGCATTGCTCACCTTAAGGACAAATACGCCTACACCCTCTCGGGCGGCGAGCGGCGGCGGCTAGAGATTGCCCGGGCGCTCTGCACCAACCCCGACTTCATCCTGCTGGACGAGCCCTTTACCGGCGTAGACCCCAAAAACGTCCACGACATCCAGAAACTCATCTCCGAGCTGCGCGAGCGGCGGGGGGTGGGCATCTTCATCACCGACCACTCGGTGCGCGAGACCCTGGCCATCGCCGACCGCATTTACCTGATGTACGACGGCCAGATGGCCTTCCAGGGCTCGCCGGAGGAGTTTGCCCGCGACTCGGGGGTACGCATGCACTACCTGGGTGACGAGTATGAGCTATAG
- the gltX gene encoding glutamate--tRNA ligase has translation MVVTRIAPSPTGDPHVGTAYQALFNYVFAKQHGGKFIVRIEDTDRTRYNPTSERRILEMLEWLGLSPDESPTKGGPNGPYVQSQRLHIYKQHVQMLLEKGAAYRAFDTPEELAAAREAARKVGKQEQGYNRRYRDYPAQEAERRAAAGEPHVVRLKVPLEGKTVVHDLLRGPIEFDNAALDDKVILKADGYPTYHLAAMVDDHLMGVTHVIRAEEWITSTPFHILILRAFGWEEPVWCHTPLLRNPDKSKLSKRKMDTSVDSYRAQGILPEALLNYLGTMAWSMPDGREIFSLQDMIEHFSLERISLGGPVFDLNKLKWMNGKYIREVLSLDDLAQRVKPFLERAGLSYPSETYLKQVLEAMRARFETLQEFVDRSLYFFSEAYPMQEKALVKLREGAAFLPELREQLAQLPDLLPDHTEPLLKGFAEAKGVKAAAVMQPLRAALTGSLETPGMFDLLTLLGKERVLKRLERAMELVKE, from the coding sequence ATGGTTGTGACGCGCATTGCCCCCAGCCCCACCGGTGACCCCCATGTGGGTACGGCCTACCAAGCCCTGTTCAACTACGTGTTTGCCAAGCAGCACGGGGGGAAGTTTATTGTTCGCATCGAGGATACCGACCGTACCCGCTACAACCCCACCTCCGAGCGGCGGATTCTGGAGATGCTCGAGTGGCTGGGGCTTTCCCCCGACGAATCTCCTACCAAGGGAGGCCCCAACGGCCCCTATGTGCAGTCCCAACGCCTCCACATTTACAAGCAGCACGTGCAGATGCTGCTGGAAAAAGGTGCCGCCTACCGGGCCTTCGACACCCCCGAGGAGCTGGCGGCAGCCCGCGAGGCGGCCCGCAAGGTAGGAAAGCAGGAGCAGGGCTACAATCGCCGCTACCGCGACTACCCGGCCCAGGAGGCCGAGCGCCGGGCGGCTGCCGGGGAGCCCCACGTGGTGCGGCTCAAGGTGCCCCTGGAAGGCAAAACCGTGGTGCACGACCTGCTGCGCGGCCCCATCGAGTTTGACAATGCTGCCCTGGACGACAAGGTCATCCTCAAGGCCGACGGCTACCCCACCTACCACCTGGCCGCCATGGTAGACGACCACCTGATGGGTGTGACCCACGTCATCCGGGCCGAGGAGTGGATTACCAGCACCCCCTTCCACATCCTGATTCTGCGGGCTTTTGGCTGGGAGGAGCCGGTCTGGTGCCACACCCCCCTTTTGCGCAACCCCGACAAGTCCAAGCTCTCCAAGCGCAAGATGGACACCAGCGTGGACAGCTACCGTGCCCAGGGCATTCTGCCCGAGGCTCTCTTGAACTACCTGGGCACCATGGCCTGGAGCATGCCCGACGGAAGGGAAATTTTTAGCCTGCAGGACATGATTGAGCACTTTAGCCTGGAGCGCATCAGCCTGGGGGGGCCGGTCTTCGATCTGAACAAGCTCAAATGGATGAACGGCAAGTACATCCGCGAGGTGTTGAGCCTGGACGACCTGGCCCAGAGGGTCAAGCCTTTTTTGGAACGCGCCGGGCTCTCCTACCCCTCCGAAACCTACCTGAAGCAGGTGCTGGAAGCCATGCGGGCCCGCTTCGAGACCCTGCAGGAGTTTGTAGACAGGTCGCTCTACTTTTTTAGCGAAGCCTACCCCATGCAGGAAAAGGCCCTGGTCAAACTGCGCGAGGGGGCCGCTTTCTTGCCCGAACTGCGCGAACAGCTAGCCCAGTTACCCGACCTGCTGCCAGACCACACCGAGCCCCTGCTCAAAGGCTTTGCCGAGGCCAAAGGGGTGAAAGCGGCAGCGGTGATGCAGCCCCTGCGGGCGGCCCTGACGGGAAGCCTCGAGACCCCCGGCATGTTCGACCTCCTGACCCTGCTGGGCAAGGAGCGCGTGCTAAAGCGGCTCGAGCGGGCCATGGAGCTTGTAAAGGAATAA